Proteins from a genomic interval of Clostridium sp. AN503:
- a CDS encoding penicillin-binding transpeptidase domain-containing protein produces the protein MKKHRPNPKSNKSILVITYVIVGLFLCMTGYFGYFLQVQSETVINNSYNARLDRFSDRIIRGEILSSDGRVLAQTRVSEDGTETRHYPYDSLFAHVAGYSDHGKTGLEALANFYLLTSHVNLVERTINELSDEKNIGDNVVTTLDVDLQQVASDALGDRKGAVVVMEPDTGKILAMVSKPGYNPNTLAADWDSLISGDNKEAQLLNRATQGVYPPGSTFKIVTMLEYIREHPDTWREVTFDCDGQFEYEDYKISCYHGNAHGHQTLEEAFANSCNGAFASLGLELDLGSMRELTDQLLFNTELPLSLAYSKSSFTMGTGADAWERLQTSIGQGSTQMTPMHNCLLTAAIANGGVLMKPYLIDRVESAAGEEVKKFLPAAYGPLMNASEAETMSALMRRVVAEGTGSAVRTDAYAVAGKTGSAEFETGKETHAWFTGFAPVEDPQLAVTVIVEEAGSGGQVAAPIARSIFDTWFSR, from the coding sequence ATGAAGAAACACAGGCCTAATCCCAAATCAAATAAAAGTATTCTGGTCATCACCTATGTGATTGTGGGTCTGTTTCTCTGTATGACAGGCTATTTTGGATATTTCCTGCAGGTACAGAGTGAGACGGTCATCAACAATTCTTATAATGCCAGGCTGGACCGTTTTTCAGACCGGATCATCCGCGGGGAGATCTTAAGCAGCGACGGCAGGGTGCTGGCCCAGACCAGGGTGTCGGAGGATGGCACGGAGACGCGGCACTATCCTTATGATTCCCTGTTTGCCCATGTGGCAGGGTACTCCGACCATGGAAAGACAGGGCTGGAGGCGCTGGCGAACTTTTATCTGCTGACCTCCCATGTAAATCTGGTGGAACGGACCATAAATGAGCTTTCTGATGAGAAAAATATTGGTGATAACGTGGTGACGACTCTGGATGTGGATCTGCAGCAGGTGGCGTCTGACGCCCTGGGTGACCGCAAGGGGGCTGTGGTAGTGATGGAGCCTGATACGGGGAAGATCCTGGCTATGGTGTCTAAGCCCGGCTACAATCCCAATACCCTTGCCGCAGACTGGGACAGCCTGATCTCCGGGGACAATAAAGAAGCTCAGCTTTTAAACCGGGCGACCCAGGGGGTCTATCCTCCCGGTTCGACCTTTAAGATCGTGACGATGTTGGAATATATACGGGAGCATCCTGATACCTGGAGAGAGGTTACCTTTGACTGTGATGGCCAGTTTGAATATGAAGACTATAAGATATCCTGTTATCACGGCAATGCCCATGGACATCAGACCCTAGAGGAAGCTTTTGCCAATTCCTGCAACGGGGCTTTTGCGAGTCTGGGACTGGAGCTGGATCTGGGAAGCATGCGGGAACTGACGGATCAGCTTTTGTTCAATACCGAGCTTCCGCTGTCTCTCGCCTACAGCAAAAGCTCCTTTACCATGGGGACCGGTGCGGATGCCTGGGAGCGTCTCCAGACCTCCATCGGCCAGGGAAGCACCCAGATGACGCCGATGCACAACTGCCTTTTGACAGCCGCGATCGCCAACGGCGGAGTGCTGATGAAACCGTACCTGATCGACCGGGTGGAGAGCGCAGCCGGGGAGGAAGTAAAGAAGTTTCTTCCTGCCGCTTATGGACCGCTTATGAATGCTTCTGAGGCGGAGACGATGTCGGCCCTGATGCGCAGGGTGGTGGCTGAGGGGACTGGCTCCGCAGTCCGCACCGATGCTTATGCGGTGGCCGGAAAGACCGGATCAGCTGAGTTTGAGACCGGAAAAGAAACACACGCATGGTTTACCGGCTTTGCCCCGGTGGAGGACCCGCAGCTGGCGGTGACCGTAATTGTGGAGGAAGCCGGCTCCGGAGGACAGGTAGCGGCGCCCATCGCCAGGAGTATTTTTGACACCTGGTTTTCAAGGTAA
- a CDS encoding NUDIX domain-containing protein translates to MIEATSCGGVVIFRGKILVLYKNYKNKYEGWVLPKGTVEAGEEYKETALREVKEETGVSASIIKYIGKSSYSFNTPQDMVEKDVHWYLMMADSYYSKPQREEHFVDSGYYKFYEAYHLLKFSNEKQILEKAYNEYLDLKKANLWGNKKYF, encoded by the coding sequence ATGATAGAAGCAACGAGCTGTGGAGGTGTGGTTATATTTCGCGGCAAGATTCTGGTCCTCTATAAGAATTACAAGAACAAGTATGAGGGCTGGGTCCTGCCAAAGGGAACTGTAGAAGCAGGAGAGGAATACAAAGAAACGGCGCTTCGGGAAGTTAAAGAAGAAACCGGTGTCAGCGCCTCGATCATCAAATATATCGGGAAGAGTTCCTATTCGTTCAATACTCCCCAGGATATGGTGGAGAAGGACGTGCACTGGTATCTGATGATGGCTGACAGCTATTACAGCAAACCACAACGGGAAGAGCACTTCGTCGATTCAGGCTACTACAAGTTTTACGAAGCTTACCATCTGCTGAAGTTTTCCAATGAGAAGCAGATATTGGAGAAGGCGTACAACGAGTACCTGGATTTAAAGAAGGCTAACCTCTGGGGCAACAAAAAATATTTTTAG
- a CDS encoding excinuclease ABC subunit UvrA has translation MKDIVVQGLNQNNLKHVSFRIPKEKITVFTGVSGSGKSSIVFDTIAAESQRQMNATYPPFVRSRLPKYPKPDVERIDNLTASVIVDQSSLGGNARSTVGTISGLYSSLRLLFSRAGKPYAGTASCFSFNDPNGMCRTCSGLGKIMKVDVESLIDPDKSWNEGCMKDSLYRPGSWYWKQYAQSGLFDLDKPIKEYTKEEYNLLLYGSRDGVGEPENPKVTGVYHKYTKTLLTRDISCKSRHTREKSQSLMVEAECGDCHGKRLNAAALNCKINGYSIADLCEMELTELRDVLSGISNPQTELLRYTLIEGLDRMIEIGLPYLHLNRETLSLSGGEAQRLKLVRYMGSSLTGMTYIFDEPSTGMHPRDVYRMNNLLKQLRDKGNTVLVVEHDRDVISIADHVIDVGPYAGQNGGEIVFEGTYEELLESGTLTGNAMKKSLPVKLKPRRPSGSLPIRQASLHNLKSVDVDIPLGVMTVVTGVAGSGKSTLISKVFAGQYEHDVVMVDQGPITATNRSTPASYLGFFDEIRKLLAQESGKTEGLFSFNSTGACPVCGGKGVIVTELAFMDPVVTECEACGGMRYCEEALACTYKGKNIVELLGLTASQALEVFEDPGISKHLKVMEQVGLSYLTLGQPLSTLSGGERQRLKLAKNLKKKGSIFVMDEPTTGLHMSDIQNLLRLFDLIVSRGNTLVVIEHNLDVMKQADWIIDIGPDGGKNGGEVVFAGTPKEMVESARTLTADSLRASCGEYGGEGI, from the coding sequence ATGAAGGATATTGTTGTACAGGGACTGAACCAGAATAATCTAAAGCATGTTTCATTCAGGATTCCGAAGGAAAAGATCACAGTGTTTACCGGCGTGTCCGGTTCTGGTAAATCCAGCATTGTTTTTGATACCATTGCCGCCGAGTCGCAGCGGCAGATGAACGCCACTTATCCGCCGTTTGTGCGGTCAAGACTGCCGAAATATCCCAAGCCGGATGTGGAGCGGATCGATAACCTGACGGCGTCCGTGATCGTGGACCAGTCCTCTCTGGGCGGAAATGCCCGTTCAACGGTGGGGACGATAAGCGGCCTCTACTCCAGCCTCCGGCTGTTGTTTTCAAGAGCCGGGAAACCATATGCAGGGACGGCGTCCTGTTTTTCTTTTAATGACCCCAATGGCATGTGCCGTACATGTTCAGGGCTTGGGAAGATCATGAAGGTGGACGTGGAGTCTCTGATCGATCCCGACAAGTCGTGGAATGAGGGCTGCATGAAGGATTCCTTATACCGCCCCGGCTCCTGGTACTGGAAGCAGTACGCCCAGTCAGGCCTGTTCGATCTGGATAAACCAATAAAAGAATACACGAAAGAGGAATATAACCTTCTCCTGTACGGCTCCCGTGACGGCGTGGGGGAGCCGGAGAATCCCAAAGTGACTGGAGTGTACCACAAATATACAAAGACTCTTTTGACCAGGGATATCAGCTGCAAGAGCAGACATACCAGGGAAAAATCACAGAGTCTCATGGTGGAGGCAGAATGCGGCGACTGCCATGGGAAACGGCTGAATGCGGCGGCTTTAAATTGTAAGATAAACGGCTATTCCATCGCGGATCTGTGCGAGATGGAGCTGACTGAACTTCGGGATGTCCTGTCGGGAATTTCCAATCCTCAGACAGAGCTGTTACGATATACTTTGATAGAGGGACTCGACCGTATGATCGAGATCGGCCTGCCGTATCTGCACTTAAACCGGGAGACCTTATCTTTATCCGGCGGAGAGGCGCAGAGGCTGAAGCTGGTCCGGTATATGGGCAGCAGCCTGACTGGAATGACCTATATCTTTGATGAACCGAGCACCGGGATGCATCCGCGGGACGTCTACCGCATGAACAACCTGTTAAAACAGCTGCGTGACAAGGGAAATACGGTCCTGGTGGTAGAGCATGACCGGGATGTGATCTCCATTGCAGACCATGTGATCGACGTGGGGCCTTATGCGGGGCAGAACGGGGGAGAGATCGTTTTTGAGGGGACCTATGAGGAACTTCTGGAATCCGGAACGCTGACAGGCAACGCGATGAAAAAGTCTCTGCCTGTAAAGCTGAAACCGCGCCGCCCGTCGGGGAGCCTGCCGATCCGGCAGGCCAGCCTGCACAATTTGAAATCCGTGGATGTGGATATTCCGCTGGGGGTTATGACCGTGGTAACCGGCGTGGCAGGCTCCGGAAAGAGCACTCTGATCTCCAAGGTGTTTGCCGGGCAGTATGAGCACGACGTGGTCATGGTCGACCAGGGTCCGATCACAGCAACGAACCGATCCACGCCGGCCTCTTATCTGGGATTTTTTGATGAGATACGGAAGCTTTTGGCACAGGAGAGCGGGAAAACGGAGGGCCTGTTCAGCTTTAATTCCACAGGCGCCTGTCCGGTGTGCGGCGGTAAGGGGGTTATCGTGACCGAGCTGGCGTTTATGGACCCGGTCGTTACAGAGTGCGAGGCCTGCGGCGGAATGCGGTATTGTGAGGAAGCCCTGGCCTGTACCTATAAGGGAAAGAATATTGTGGAGCTTTTGGGACTGACAGCTTCCCAGGCTCTGGAGGTGTTTGAAGATCCAGGGATATCAAAACATTTAAAGGTGATGGAGCAGGTGGGGCTTTCCTACTTAACCCTGGGCCAGCCGCTCAGTACTCTGTCCGGCGGAGAACGCCAGAGGCTCAAGCTGGCTAAGAACTTAAAGAAAAAGGGCAGTATTTTTGTGATGGACGAGCCGACCACGGGCCTGCATATGTCCGATATCCAGAATCTGCTGAGGCTGTTTGATTTGATCGTATCCCGAGGAAATACCCTGGTGGTGATCGAGCATAATCTTGATGTGATGAAGCAGGCGGACTGGATCATCGATATCGGCCCCGACGGAGGAAAAAACGGCGGTGAGGTGGTGTTTGCCGGGACGCCAAAGGAGATGGTGGAAAGCGCCAGAACACTTACGGCGGACAGCCTGCGGGCATCATGCGGTGAATATGGAGGCGAGGGAATATGA
- a CDS encoding FtsW/RodA/SpoVE family cell cycle protein, whose translation MVNVIIEVSKYLLILLIAVYTYLNFSYFRFHDERRQNRTCGRQNAAMFLMHFVAYAILFLKSEDERVVLFYLAQLVFFAAYIGLYRLFYRNMSRILVNNMCMLLCVGFIILTRLSFDKAVRQFMIVAVSALVTWIIPFIMDRVWQLAKIPWVYGGLGLILLVVVWMVGNNSFGAQLSINFGGIAFQPSEFVKISFVFYVATMFYRSVDFKTVIITTVMAAAHVLVLVLSKDLGSALIFFITYLTMLFVATTNWMYLFTGFLSGCGASVLAYALFSHVRTRVAAWKNPWADIDNRGYQITQSLFAIGTGGWFGMGLYQGMPYKIPVVEKDFAFAAVSEELGGIFAVCVLLICLGCFIQFMMIAARMQAVFYKLIAFGLGIVYVVQVFLTVGGVIKFIPSTGVTLPFVSYGGSSILSTFILFGVIQGLYILKKNDEEEYEETQA comes from the coding sequence ATGGTTAATGTCATCATCGAGGTGTCGAAGTATCTGCTGATACTTTTGATCGCGGTGTACACCTATTTGAATTTCAGCTATTTCCGTTTTCACGATGAGCGGAGACAGAACCGGACCTGCGGCAGGCAGAATGCGGCTATGTTCCTGATGCATTTTGTGGCTTATGCGATCCTGTTTTTGAAGTCTGAGGACGAGCGGGTCGTGCTGTTTTATCTGGCGCAGCTGGTATTTTTTGCTGCCTATATTGGACTTTACCGGCTGTTTTACCGCAATATGTCCCGTATCCTGGTCAACAACATGTGCATGCTTTTGTGTGTGGGCTTTATTATACTGACCAGGCTTTCCTTCGATAAGGCGGTGAGGCAGTTTATGATCGTGGCGGTGTCTGCTCTGGTGACCTGGATCATCCCGTTCATCATGGACCGGGTGTGGCAGCTGGCGAAGATACCGTGGGTGTATGGCGGCCTGGGGCTGATCCTCCTTGTCGTGGTGTGGATGGTGGGCAACAACAGCTTCGGCGCCCAGCTTTCCATCAATTTCGGAGGAATTGCATTCCAGCCGTCCGAATTTGTGAAGATCAGTTTTGTGTTTTATGTGGCGACCATGTTCTACCGGTCGGTGGATTTTAAGACGGTGATCATTACGACGGTCATGGCGGCGGCCCATGTGCTGGTGCTGGTGCTGTCCAAGGATCTGGGCAGCGCTTTGATCTTCTTTATCACCTACTTAACGATGCTGTTTGTGGCTACCACCAACTGGATGTACCTTTTTACGGGGTTCTTAAGCGGATGCGGGGCGTCGGTGCTCGCCTATGCCCTGTTTTCCCATGTGCGGACCAGGGTGGCAGCCTGGAAAAATCCCTGGGCGGATATTGATAACCGCGGCTACCAGATCACCCAGTCCCTGTTTGCGATCGGTACAGGAGGCTGGTTTGGTATGGGGCTGTATCAGGGGATGCCGTACAAGATCCCTGTGGTGGAAAAGGATTTTGCTTTTGCTGCGGTCTCAGAGGAGCTGGGGGGCATATTTGCCGTCTGCGTGCTGCTCATCTGTCTGGGGTGTTTTATACAGTTCATGATGATCGCTGCCAGGATGCAGGCGGTTTTCTACAAGCTGATCGCGTTCGGGCTGGGTATTGTCTATGTGGTGCAGGTTTTTTTGACTGTCGGGGGCGTGATCAAATTTATTCCGTCCACCGGCGTGACCCTGCCGTTTGTCAGCTACGGAGGAAGTTCGATCTTAAGCACATTCATCCTGTTTGGGGTGATCCAGGGCTTATATATCCTGAAGAAGAATGATGAGGAGGAATATGAAGAAACACAGGCCTAA